One segment of Mycolicibacterium sp. YH-1 DNA contains the following:
- a CDS encoding response regulator has product MTRVLVIDDEPQILRALRINLSVRGYEVDIAATGAQALRSAAERKPDVVILDLGLPDMSGIEVLEGLRGWLSAPVIVLSARTDSSDKVEALDAGADDYVTKPFGMDEFLARLRAAVRRGAAASEPDEPVVETSSFTVDLAAKKVTKKGTEIHLTPTEWGMLEMLVRHRGKLVGREELLKEVWGPAYAKETHYLRVYLAQLRRKLEDDPSHPKHLLTEAGMGYRFAP; this is encoded by the coding sequence ATGACCCGGGTACTGGTGATCGACGACGAACCGCAGATCCTGCGCGCCCTGCGGATCAACCTCTCGGTGCGCGGCTACGAGGTGGACATCGCGGCCACCGGCGCCCAAGCGCTCCGCAGCGCGGCCGAGCGCAAGCCCGACGTCGTCATACTGGACCTCGGGCTACCCGATATGTCGGGTATCGAGGTGCTCGAGGGGCTACGCGGCTGGCTCAGCGCGCCGGTCATCGTGCTGTCGGCGCGGACAGACTCCTCGGACAAGGTCGAGGCGCTCGACGCAGGCGCCGACGACTACGTCACCAAACCGTTCGGCATGGACGAGTTCCTGGCCCGGCTGCGCGCGGCGGTGCGTCGCGGTGCGGCGGCCTCCGAGCCCGATGAGCCCGTCGTCGAAACCTCCTCGTTCACCGTGGATCTCGCGGCGAAGAAGGTGACCAAGAAGGGCACCGAGATACACCTCACCCCCACCGAGTGGGGCATGCTCGAGATGCTGGTGCGCCACCGCGGCAAGCTGGTGGGTCGCGAGGAGCTACTCAAGGAGGTGTGGGGACCGGCCTACGCCAAGGAGACCCACTACCTGCGGGTGTACCTCGCCCAGCTGCGACGCAAGCTCGAGGACGATCCGAGCCACCCCAAGCATCTTCTGACCGAGGCCGGGATGGGCTACCGCTTCGCGCCGTGA
- a CDS encoding Ppx/GppA phosphatase family protein, with translation MTVPRTRGARRVAAVDCGTNSIRLLIADFVDGRLHDVHREMRIVRLGEGVDATGEFAPAALARTREALTDYAALMREHSVPTVRMVATSAARDAGNRDEFFAMTAEVLGSAVPGAVAEVISGTEEAALSFQGAVGELDDAAGPFVVVDLGGGSTEVVVGDAGGVKASFSADIGCVRLRERCLHSDPPTPDEIVAARAAAREGLLQAFRVVPVEAARTWVGVAGTMTTLAALGQGLTTYDPEAIHLSRVGFDDLLVVCEDLVAMTYKQRAALGPMHEGRVDVIGGGAIIVEELARELRSRAGITELVVSEHDILDGIALSIV, from the coding sequence ATGACAGTGCCGCGCACGCGAGGAGCACGACGGGTCGCTGCGGTCGACTGCGGCACCAACTCCATCCGTCTGCTGATCGCCGATTTCGTGGACGGCCGGCTGCACGATGTCCACCGTGAGATGCGGATCGTTCGCCTCGGTGAGGGCGTGGACGCGACGGGGGAGTTCGCGCCAGCGGCGCTCGCCCGCACGCGTGAAGCCCTGACGGACTACGCCGCGTTGATGCGCGAGCACTCGGTGCCCACAGTGCGGATGGTCGCGACGTCGGCGGCCCGGGACGCGGGCAACCGAGACGAGTTCTTCGCGATGACCGCCGAGGTCCTCGGCTCCGCGGTGCCGGGTGCCGTCGCCGAGGTGATCAGTGGCACCGAGGAGGCGGCCCTGTCGTTTCAGGGTGCCGTCGGTGAATTGGATGACGCCGCAGGGCCGTTCGTGGTGGTGGATCTCGGCGGCGGCTCGACCGAGGTGGTGGTCGGCGACGCAGGGGGAGTGAAGGCGAGCTTCTCGGCCGACATCGGGTGTGTGCGCCTGCGGGAACGGTGTCTGCACAGCGATCCCCCCACGCCCGACGAGATAGTCGCCGCGCGTGCTGCGGCCCGCGAGGGGTTGTTGCAGGCATTCCGTGTGGTGCCGGTCGAGGCGGCTCGTACCTGGGTGGGGGTGGCGGGCACGATGACGACGCTGGCCGCTCTCGGACAGGGTTTGACGACGTACGACCCCGAGGCGATTCACCTGTCGCGGGTCGGTTTCGATGACCTGCTCGTGGTGTGTGAGGACCTGGTCGCGATGACCTACAAGCAGCGCGCGGCACTGGGTCCCATGCACGAGGGTCGCGTCGACGTGATCGGCGGCGGCGCGATCATCGTCGAGGAATTGGCACGTGAACTCCGCAGCCGGGCCGGGATCACCGAGCTCGTCGTGAGTGAGCACGACATCCTGGACGGCATCGCGCTGTCGATCGTTTAG
- a CDS encoding Ig-like domain-containing protein, with translation MSEMPESRQSGATRRRSEDFKVRNWLVMGAASAGVGAALVVMGPAAVAAADDGGSSSSSSSSDSSSTSGSKTESGTKTSDGPRSSDGPRSSDGPKHGASTKGADKDSDSKDSDSKDSDSGSDGKDSGKKNPEKKGSDKKRSEREADKNEPKGSAATTVKRDADTTQASETGSTTATTASATAASATPAAQVTAKVTPAALPVPHFTIAAVPGLPKVYLPTPEDFVGFFIGNGTAYRPNGGILVGNGYSWTAETCPTVCRGGNGGLFGNGGNGFNGGNGGWAGLVGNGGNGGIGVAGLNGGNGGRGGNGGLIYGNGGSGGAGAETMNGSHGGRGGSAGLVGNGGNGAKGGTSRGDFRGGDGGAGGAGGWLLGNGGSGGAGGNAILNGQVGGAGGAGGDTGAFSFWAIAGNGGAGGNASYGGRGGDGGSGGMLSMYAVGGSGGTGGDSPHKGTGIDHGGDGGNGGTGGLWMGNGGAGGGGGDGGGDGGAGGNVGLFSLVGRGGDGGDGGVGQTGLPGSNGTAVIIDGGAAGAGGQGGSGGRGGQGSFVLGAGGNGGSGGRGGNGGKGGAGYLGADQLSAVGGDGGRGGNGGDGGTGGASGALGGAPGTGRFLFFAPVTGVRGGNGDGGKGGDGGAGAAGGYSMDPNGSAGPGGNGGNGGAGAPGGVSSDDDTGTAGGDGGNGGVGGAGGDGGAFNEGGNGGNGGNGGAGGTGGANTGTGTGGTGGKGGDGAAAGTGGNGTIAGVGGDGGNGADGGAGGSSSGAGGLGGDYGDRGLGGKKPDGTRAAAGAYGEPGTTGAEGADAPVSLAVTAAAPRFSVQSIFAPFAGVQSFLTDLGNRISYVFFNRIPEISPSQGSQVKATGEVVIYLNGSSNTSFGLNYTVVQGPRYGTLTAGEAGTYTYTPDPRLAQMGITDYITVRVDNGAAARLPGLAGMVQRMLHSFAIMVGIAKPDTIEKRIAITVSGDGKVGNAQYAAQHYWTNQSFDNCVLQATSMAVAQATNTTPRSEQYMVDLAKATDSVTQPGAKMYLGENISDGVSGGDAVALMNEHLGVNATLTKYYSVDAAGNQVSTMQDGQAALNDMMAALALGKATMVTYSVAIVWSAAWGYVPDEDTSYWGADHAAVVTEVDLENGFVYVNDSSAGYAGQQTGRGMKIGLGAFMSGWQSGNYALTTVEARV, from the coding sequence ATGTCTGAAATGCCTGAGTCGCGCCAGAGTGGCGCCACGCGTCGTCGTTCCGAGGACTTCAAGGTGCGGAACTGGCTCGTCATGGGTGCGGCTTCGGCCGGTGTCGGTGCCGCGCTCGTCGTGATGGGGCCGGCCGCGGTTGCCGCAGCCGACGACGGCGGCTCCTCGTCGTCGTCGAGTTCGTCCGACTCGTCGAGTACATCCGGCTCCAAGACCGAGTCGGGGACGAAGACCTCTGACGGGCCGAGATCTTCTGACGGGCCGAGGTCTTCTGACGGGCCGAAGCACGGCGCTTCCACGAAGGGCGCTGACAAGGACTCCGACAGCAAGGACTCCGACAGCAAGGACTCGGATAGCGGCTCGGACGGCAAGGATTCTGGCAAGAAGAATCCCGAGAAGAAGGGCTCGGACAAGAAGCGTTCCGAGCGGGAGGCTGACAAGAACGAGCCCAAGGGCTCGGCTGCGACCACCGTCAAGCGCGACGCGGACACCACACAAGCCTCGGAGACCGGCAGCACGACTGCCACCACCGCCAGCGCGACAGCGGCAAGCGCGACGCCCGCCGCGCAGGTGACCGCGAAGGTCACCCCAGCAGCGCTGCCGGTGCCGCACTTCACGATCGCAGCAGTCCCTGGTCTGCCGAAGGTCTACCTACCGACGCCCGAGGACTTCGTCGGCTTCTTCATCGGAAATGGCACCGCCTACCGTCCCAACGGCGGGATTCTCGTCGGCAACGGCTACTCCTGGACTGCCGAAACCTGCCCCACGGTCTGCAGGGGCGGCAACGGCGGGCTGTTCGGCAACGGCGGCAACGGTTTCAACGGTGGTAACGGCGGCTGGGCCGGGCTGGTCGGCAACGGCGGAAACGGCGGGATCGGCGTGGCCGGTCTCAATGGCGGCAACGGTGGTCGAGGTGGCAACGGTGGTCTGATCTACGGCAACGGCGGCTCCGGCGGCGCGGGCGCCGAGACCATGAATGGATCCCACGGTGGACGCGGTGGCTCGGCAGGCCTTGTCGGCAACGGCGGTAATGGCGCCAAGGGTGGCACCTCGCGGGGCGACTTCCGCGGCGGCGACGGCGGCGCGGGTGGCGCGGGCGGCTGGCTGCTGGGCAACGGCGGTTCGGGTGGCGCTGGCGGCAACGCGATCCTGAACGGTCAAGTCGGTGGCGCCGGTGGTGCCGGCGGAGACACCGGGGCGTTCTCGTTCTGGGCGATTGCCGGAAACGGTGGCGCCGGCGGCAACGCGAGCTACGGCGGTCGCGGTGGCGATGGCGGCAGCGGCGGGATGCTGTCGATGTACGCGGTCGGCGGGAGCGGTGGCACCGGCGGCGACAGCCCGCACAAGGGCACCGGCATCGACCACGGCGGCGACGGCGGAAACGGCGGCACCGGCGGACTCTGGATGGGCAACGGCGGTGCCGGCGGCGGGGGCGGTGACGGTGGCGGTGACGGCGGTGCCGGCGGCAACGTCGGACTCTTCTCGCTCGTCGGTCGCGGTGGTGACGGTGGCGACGGCGGGGTGGGCCAGACCGGACTGCCCGGCTCCAACGGCACGGCGGTAATCATCGACGGCGGCGCGGCAGGGGCCGGCGGGCAGGGCGGCAGCGGAGGCCGCGGCGGCCAGGGCAGCTTCGTCCTCGGCGCCGGTGGTAACGGCGGCAGCGGAGGCCGCGGCGGCAACGGCGGCAAGGGCGGCGCCGGCTACTTGGGAGCCGACCAGCTGTCCGCGGTCGGTGGTGACGGTGGCCGGGGAGGCAACGGCGGTGACGGCGGCACGGGTGGCGCCAGCGGTGCCCTCGGTGGCGCGCCCGGCACGGGTCGCTTCCTGTTCTTCGCCCCCGTGACGGGCGTGCGCGGTGGCAACGGTGACGGCGGCAAGGGTGGCGACGGTGGCGCCGGGGCGGCCGGCGGCTACTCGATGGACCCGAATGGCTCGGCTGGCCCGGGCGGTAACGGCGGCAACGGAGGCGCCGGGGCACCCGGCGGTGTGAGCTCGGACGACGACACCGGCACAGCTGGCGGTGACGGTGGCAACGGCGGCGTTGGTGGTGCCGGCGGTGACGGTGGCGCCTTCAACGAGGGCGGCAACGGCGGCAACGGTGGCAACGGCGGGGCCGGCGGCACGGGCGGTGCCAACACCGGGACCGGTACGGGCGGAACCGGCGGCAAGGGTGGTGACGGCGCGGCCGCGGGCACCGGTGGCAACGGGACCATTGCCGGAGTCGGCGGTGACGGTGGCAATGGAGCTGACGGTGGCGCCGGCGGAAGCTCTAGTGGCGCAGGCGGACTCGGCGGGGACTACGGCGACCGCGGTCTCGGCGGAAAGAAGCCGGACGGGACTCGGGCCGCCGCTGGTGCTTACGGCGAACCCGGTACCACCGGGGCCGAGGGCGCCGATGCGCCGGTGAGCCTTGCGGTGACCGCGGCCGCACCGCGGTTCAGCGTGCAGTCGATCTTCGCACCGTTCGCTGGCGTCCAGTCGTTCCTGACCGATCTCGGGAATCGGATCTCATACGTCTTCTTCAATCGGATTCCGGAGATCTCGCCCTCACAGGGCAGCCAGGTCAAGGCGACCGGCGAGGTGGTCATCTACCTGAACGGTTCGAGCAACACCTCGTTCGGCTTGAACTACACCGTCGTTCAGGGGCCCAGGTACGGCACGCTGACTGCCGGTGAGGCCGGCACCTACACCTACACGCCGGACCCGCGGCTGGCGCAGATGGGCATCACCGACTACATCACCGTGCGCGTGGACAACGGCGCGGCGGCGAGGCTGCCCGGTTTGGCCGGCATGGTGCAGCGCATGCTGCACTCCTTCGCCATCATGGTGGGCATCGCCAAGCCCGACACCATCGAGAAGCGGATTGCGATCACGGTCAGCGGCGATGGGAAGGTCGGCAACGCGCAGTACGCCGCGCAGCACTACTGGACCAACCAGAGCTTCGACAACTGCGTGCTGCAGGCGACGTCGATGGCCGTTGCGCAGGCCACCAACACCACCCCGCGATCCGAGCAGTACATGGTGGACCTCGCCAAGGCCACCGACAGCGTGACCCAGCCGGGCGCGAAGATGTACCTCGGCGAGAACATCTCGGACGGTGTCTCCGGCGGGGATGCGGTCGCCCTGATGAACGAGCATCTCGGTGTCAACGCCACCTTGACGAAGTACTACTCGGTCGACGCGGCCGGTAACCAGGTCAGCACGATGCAGGACGGTCAGGCGGCGCTGAACGACATGATGGCGGCACTGGCCCTCGGCAAGGCCACGATGGTCACTTACTCGGTCGCGATCGTCTGGTCTGCGGCCTGGGGCTACGTTCCCGACGAGGACACGTCCTACTGGGGTGCCGATCACGCGGCAGTGGTGACCGAGGTCGATCTGGAGAACGGCTTCGTCTACGTCAACGACAGCTCGGCCGGGTACGCCGGGCAGCAAACCGGCAGGGGCATGAAGATTGGTCTCGGTGCCTTCATGTCGGGTTGGCAGTCGGGTAACTACGCCTTGACCACCGTCGAGGCACGGGTCTAA
- a CDS encoding propionyl-CoA synthetase, whose protein sequence is MTGSASTYREVLDASITDPSAFWAAAAQAVTWTKPPTRILDDSNPPFYRWFPDAELNTCANALDRHVESGRGEQAALIYDSPVTGTKRTYTYRELLDQTARFAGVLRELGVNKGDRVVIYMPMIPEAAIAMLACARLGAVHSVVFGGFAAHELAARIDDARPAVVVSASCGIEPTRTVAYKPMLDAALDSAEHVTPKCVIVQRENHPCDLVPGRDVDWAEAMSTAQPVDPVPVAATDPLYVLYTSGTTGKPKGIVRDNGGHAVALLWTMRNVYDTEPGDVYWAASDVGWVVGHSYIVYGPLLLGATTVLYEGKPVGTPDAGAFWRVAAEYGVKVLFTAPTAIRAIKKEDPDASRLADYDLSALKYLFQAGERLDPGTYHWASENLGIPVIDHWWQTETGWSIAAGPMGIEKMPVKPGSATVAMPGYDVRILTANGAECAAGEEGAICVKLPLPPGTLPTLWGDDDRYVASYLTAFPGYYLSGDGGYLDEDGYLFVMGRTDDVINVAGHRLSTGAIEAVLAGHPAVAECAVIGVADDLKGQAPRGFVVLKAGASTEGLIEELVASVRDTIGAVVSLKRVDIVAALPKTRSGKILRKTMRGIADGREEPLPSTIEDPAVIDALRPILQA, encoded by the coding sequence ATGACCGGGTCAGCATCCACCTACAGAGAAGTCCTCGACGCCAGCATCACCGACCCGTCGGCGTTCTGGGCCGCCGCCGCACAGGCCGTGACGTGGACCAAACCGCCGACGCGCATCCTCGACGACTCCAACCCGCCGTTCTACCGCTGGTTCCCCGACGCCGAGCTCAACACCTGCGCAAACGCCCTCGACCGGCACGTCGAGTCCGGTCGCGGCGAGCAGGCCGCGCTCATCTACGACTCACCGGTCACCGGCACCAAGCGCACCTACACCTACCGCGAACTGCTGGACCAGACCGCGCGGTTCGCCGGCGTGCTGCGGGAACTCGGCGTCAACAAGGGCGACCGCGTGGTGATCTACATGCCGATGATCCCGGAGGCCGCGATCGCGATGCTGGCCTGCGCGCGCCTGGGCGCCGTGCACTCGGTGGTGTTCGGCGGCTTCGCCGCACACGAGCTCGCCGCCCGCATCGACGACGCCCGGCCCGCCGTGGTGGTCTCGGCGTCATGCGGCATCGAGCCCACCCGCACCGTCGCCTACAAGCCGATGCTCGACGCGGCGCTGGACTCCGCCGAGCACGTCACGCCGAAGTGCGTCATCGTGCAGCGCGAGAACCACCCGTGCGACTTGGTCCCCGGGCGTGACGTCGACTGGGCCGAGGCCATGTCGACCGCGCAGCCCGTCGACCCGGTGCCGGTCGCCGCGACCGACCCGCTCTACGTGCTGTACACCTCGGGGACGACGGGTAAGCCCAAGGGCATCGTGCGCGACAACGGTGGCCACGCGGTGGCCCTGCTGTGGACGATGCGCAACGTCTACGACACCGAGCCGGGCGATGTCTATTGGGCCGCTTCGGATGTCGGCTGGGTGGTCGGGCACTCCTACATCGTCTACGGCCCCCTGCTGCTGGGTGCGACGACGGTGCTCTACGAGGGCAAGCCGGTCGGCACACCCGATGCGGGGGCGTTCTGGCGGGTGGCCGCCGAGTACGGCGTGAAGGTGTTGTTCACCGCACCCACCGCGATACGCGCCATCAAGAAGGAGGACCCCGACGCCTCCCGCCTCGCGGACTACGACCTGTCGGCGTTGAAGTACCTGTTCCAGGCGGGCGAACGCCTCGATCCGGGCACCTATCACTGGGCGTCGGAGAACCTCGGCATCCCCGTCATCGACCACTGGTGGCAGACGGAGACGGGGTGGTCCATCGCCGCCGGTCCGATGGGCATCGAGAAGATGCCGGTGAAGCCGGGTTCGGCCACCGTCGCGATGCCGGGTTATGACGTGCGCATCCTGACCGCGAATGGCGCCGAGTGCGCGGCCGGCGAGGAGGGCGCGATATGCGTCAAACTCCCGCTCCCGCCGGGCACCCTGCCCACCCTGTGGGGTGACGACGACCGGTACGTGGCGTCCTACCTCACGGCATTCCCCGGCTATTACCTCTCCGGTGATGGCGGCTACCTGGACGAGGACGGCTACCTCTTCGTCATGGGCCGCACCGATGACGTGATCAACGTTGCGGGGCACCGACTTTCGACCGGGGCCATCGAGGCCGTACTGGCCGGGCACCCGGCCGTCGCCGAGTGCGCGGTGATCGGTGTCGCCGACGATCTCAAGGGGCAGGCTCCGCGCGGATTCGTCGTGTTGAAGGCCGGCGCATCCACCGAGGGACTCATCGAGGAACTCGTCGCCTCGGTCCGCGACACCATCGGCGCGGTGGTCAGCCTGAAGCGGGTCGATATCGTCGCGGCCCTGCCGAAGACCCGCTCGGGCAAGATCCTGCGCAAGACGATGCGCGGTATCGCCGACGGCCGCGAGGAACCGCTGCCCTCGACCATCGAGGATCCCGCCGTGATCGACGCGTTGCGGCCGATCCTGCAGGCCTGA
- a CDS encoding alpha/beta fold hydrolase: protein MVTDAGSNSATGNNVPDNNAFARSAEPPAIAGVRRSFIQARGVRFHVTEAGDPDGRPVIALHGWPQHHWAYRDLLGNPPPGLRIIAPDLPGYGWSGPAPHRWYKEEIATDVLALADAMGLDHFLLLGHDWGGFVGYRMVLAAPERIDGYLVLNMAHPWQSPRTVLPHLWRFLIYQPMVAAAGVPLQQRTDYLKRVIYGVGPAAHRLDPATVRVYTERFRDPVVARAARDTYRTFLLHELPDGARHPEKRRATVPIRALFGLADIAVHRSLAAPKTANADDYTFEGADTGHFIVDERPDLVRARLISLAEETKAATG, encoded by the coding sequence ATGGTTACTGACGCTGGGTCTAATAGCGCGACGGGCAACAACGTGCCGGACAACAACGCGTTTGCCCGCAGCGCCGAGCCGCCCGCGATCGCGGGTGTGCGCAGGTCGTTCATCCAGGCTCGCGGCGTCCGGTTCCACGTGACCGAGGCCGGCGACCCCGACGGACGGCCGGTCATCGCGTTGCACGGCTGGCCGCAGCACCACTGGGCCTACCGCGATCTGCTGGGCAACCCGCCGCCGGGGCTTCGCATCATCGCCCCGGATCTGCCCGGGTACGGATGGTCGGGACCGGCGCCGCATCGCTGGTACAAGGAGGAGATCGCCACCGACGTGCTGGCGCTGGCCGACGCGATGGGGCTGGATCACTTCCTGCTGCTGGGCCACGACTGGGGCGGGTTCGTGGGTTACCGGATGGTGCTGGCCGCCCCCGAGCGCATCGACGGCTACCTGGTGCTGAACATGGCTCACCCGTGGCAGAGCCCCCGCACGGTCCTGCCGCACCTGTGGCGGTTCCTGATCTACCAACCGATGGTCGCGGCCGCCGGGGTGCCACTGCAGCAGCGCACCGACTACCTGAAGCGCGTCATCTACGGCGTCGGCCCCGCCGCACACCGGCTCGACCCCGCCACCGTGCGGGTGTACACCGAGCGGTTCCGCGATCCCGTGGTCGCGCGTGCCGCCCGCGACACCTACCGGACCTTCCTGTTGCATGAGTTGCCGGACGGGGCAAGGCATCCCGAGAAGCGACGCGCGACGGTGCCGATCCGCGCGCTGTTCGGGCTCGCCGACATCGCGGTGCATCGGTCCCTGGCTGCGCCCAAGACCGCCAACGCCGACGACTACACGTTCGAGGGTGCTGACACCGGTCACTTCATCGTCGACGAGCGCCCGGATCTGGTGCGGGCCCGGCTGATCTCGTTGGCCGAGGAGACGAAGGCGGCTACGGGCTGA
- a CDS encoding DUF501 domain-containing protein, whose product MVEPADLEAVALQLGREPRGVLAIAYRCPNGEPGVVKTAPRLPDGTPFPTLFYLTHPALTAAASRLESSGLMRDMTERLQADPALAATYRRAHESYLAERDAIESLGTTFSGGGMPDRVKCLHVVMAHSLAKGRGVNPFGDEALAILAVEPAMAGILDKGSWT is encoded by the coding sequence GTGGTTGAGCCCGCCGACCTCGAGGCCGTCGCGCTTCAGCTGGGCCGTGAGCCCCGCGGAGTGCTGGCGATCGCCTACCGCTGCCCGAATGGTGAACCGGGCGTGGTGAAGACGGCCCCGAGACTTCCCGACGGCACCCCGTTCCCGACGCTGTTCTACCTGACCCATCCGGCGCTGACCGCCGCCGCGAGCCGGCTGGAGTCCTCAGGGCTCATGCGGGACATGACTGAACGCCTGCAGGCCGACCCCGCGTTGGCGGCGACCTACCGGCGAGCGCACGAGTCCTATCTGGCTGAGCGTGATGCCATCGAGTCGCTGGGCACCACGTTCTCCGGTGGAGGCATGCCCGACCGGGTCAAGTGCCTGCACGTGGTGATGGCTCATTCACTGGCAAAGGGGCGCGGCGTCAACCCCTTTGGTGACGAGGCGCTGGCGATACTGGCCGTCGAACCGGCGATGGCCGGCATTCTCGATAAGGGGAGCTGGACATGA